Proteins from a single region of Candidatus Roizmanbacteria bacterium CG_4_9_14_0_2_um_filter_38_17:
- a CDS encoding GDP-mannose 4,6-dehydratase, with product MNKARKVLITGITGFAGSHLAELLLDKGYDVVGTIRPRSKTEHIDHIKNKLKLYDADLSDSHSLQTVFMTVKPEYIFHLAAQAFVPTSWSSPATTMEINASGSIHLFEAIRRANIDPVVQIACSSEEYGLVKPDEVPITEENPLRPLSPYAVSKIAMDYLGYQYFKSYGVRIIRTRGFNHTGPRRGDVYVCSTFAKQIALIEADKQGPIMKVGNIESYRDFTDVRDMVKAYLLAVEKGEPGEVYNIATGKTWQIKKVLDMLLGMSKKDIKIEEDPERMRPSDVEILQGDATKFKKATGWEPKYKFEQTLEDLLNYWRERV from the coding sequence ATGAATAAAGCAAGAAAAGTTTTAATTACAGGAATTACAGGTTTTGCAGGTAGCCATCTTGCAGAGCTGTTGCTGGATAAAGGTTATGACGTAGTAGGTACAATTCGACCTAGAAGTAAAACCGAGCATATAGATCATATTAAGAATAAGCTTAAACTGTATGATGCGGATCTTTCTGATTCTCATAGTTTGCAGACAGTTTTTATGACGGTAAAGCCAGAGTATATCTTCCACTTAGCTGCACAGGCATTTGTGCCTACTTCCTGGAGTAGTCCAGCAACTACGATGGAAATTAATGCGTCTGGTTCAATTCATTTGTTTGAAGCAATTAGACGCGCTAATATTGATCCCGTTGTGCAGATTGCGTGTTCTTCAGAGGAGTATGGTTTGGTAAAACCCGATGAAGTGCCGATAACAGAAGAAAATCCACTTAGACCGCTTTCACCATATGCAGTTTCTAAGATAGCCATGGACTATCTTGGTTATCAGTATTTCAAAAGTTATGGCGTGAGAATTATTAGAACTCGTGGATTTAATCATACTGGCCCAAGACGCGGAGATGTCTATGTGTGTTCAACGTTTGCTAAGCAAATAGCTTTAATTGAAGCAGATAAACAGGGTCCAATAATGAAAGTTGGCAATATTGAATCATATCGTGATTTTACAGATGTGCGTGATATGGTAAAGGCGTATTTGTTAGCAGTAGAAAAGGGAGAGCCTGGAGAAGTGTACAACATTGCAACGGGTAAAACGTGGCAGATTAAGAAGGTGCTAGATATGTTACTTGGTATGAGTAAAAAAGATATTAAGATTGAGGAAGATCCCGAGCGAATGAGACCATCGGATGTTGAAATCCTACAGGGCGATGCGACTAAATTTAAAAAGGCTACTGGCTGGGAGCCAAAGTATAAGTTTGAGCAAACACTAGAAGACCTACTTAATTACTGGCGGGAACGAGTGTGA
- a CDS encoding UDP-glucose 6-dehydrogenase, with translation MKLAVIGHGYVGLVTATVFADLGNEVICVGRTKAKIDQLNNGVPTFYEPGLEELLKKNVQAKRIRFTLNMEEGVPEADVVFIAVGTPSKENGEADLSQVFAVAEDIGKLLSGHTVVGCKSTVPVGTNFKVRKILKKNAKPEAQYQIASVPEFLREGTAISDTLYPDRVIIGTDFKQAEDVLIKLHDPIGGVRVLTDIASAELIKYASNSLLATKISFANSIAFVSELVGADATEVLKGAGLDERIGKRFLNPGPGYGGSCFPKDVKALISFSKKAGYDFKILEAVHEVNEDAKNRVVKKIEDMLGSLKDKRIAILGLAFKPDTDDMRDAPAIHVISKLLKEGASVIAFDPQSAENAKRVLPEATIYAKNIFSAVKNADIVVVLTEWREFSQVSLAKIKELVSQPNIVDMRNVFNPAEAKKLGFNYIGVGRR, from the coding sequence ATGAAATTAGCAGTTATTGGTCATGGTTATGTGGGTCTCGTTACAGCTACCGTATTTGCGGATTTAGGCAATGAGGTTATCTGTGTTGGGAGAACAAAAGCGAAAATTGATCAACTGAACAATGGAGTACCCACATTTTACGAACCTGGTTTAGAAGAGCTTCTAAAAAAGAACGTTCAGGCAAAACGAATAAGGTTTACATTGAACATGGAGGAAGGCGTGCCTGAAGCAGATGTGGTGTTTATAGCTGTAGGGACACCAAGTAAAGAAAATGGTGAAGCAGATTTAAGTCAGGTTTTTGCGGTAGCGGAAGATATTGGTAAACTTCTTTCTGGTCACACTGTCGTTGGTTGCAAGAGCACAGTTCCCGTAGGAACAAATTTTAAAGTAAGGAAAATATTGAAGAAGAATGCTAAGCCAGAAGCTCAGTATCAAATTGCATCTGTACCCGAATTTTTACGAGAGGGAACAGCAATATCTGACACTTTATACCCTGATCGAGTAATTATTGGAACAGATTTTAAGCAAGCAGAAGACGTACTGATAAAATTGCATGACCCAATCGGAGGAGTGCGGGTCTTAACAGATATTGCCTCGGCTGAGCTTATTAAGTATGCTTCTAATTCGCTTTTAGCTACCAAAATATCTTTTGCTAACAGCATTGCTTTTGTAAGTGAGCTAGTTGGAGCGGATGCAACAGAAGTTCTAAAAGGGGCAGGACTGGATGAGCGAATTGGAAAGCGCTTTTTGAATCCAGGACCTGGATATGGTGGAAGCTGTTTTCCTAAAGATGTAAAGGCATTGATCTCTTTTTCAAAGAAAGCTGGTTATGATTTTAAGATTCTGGAGGCGGTTCACGAGGTAAATGAAGACGCGAAGAATCGAGTGGTTAAGAAAATTGAAGATATGCTTGGTTCACTAAAGGATAAAAGAATCGCCATTTTAGGATTAGCTTTTAAACCAGATACTGACGATATGCGTGATGCGCCGGCAATTCATGTTATATCTAAGTTGCTTAAAGAAGGAGCTAGTGTGATAGCTTTTGACCCCCAATCAGCTGAAAATGCAAAGAGAGTCTTGCCAGAAGCGACAATTTATGCTAAAAATATCTTCTCAGCAGTTAAAAATGCTGATATAGTAGTAGTACTAACGGAATGGCGTGAGTTTTCTCAAGTGAGTCTGGCTAAGATAAAAGAGTTAGTTAGTCAGCCGAATATTGTAGATATGCGGAATGTTTTTAATCCAGCTGAAGCAAAGAAACTAGGGTTTAATTATATAGGTGTGGGCCGGAGGTAA
- a CDS encoding glycosyl transferase produces the protein MQNHKPTVEIVLPVYNEEDELEAHTLKLRKFVDTQTNYSWDITIADNASNDSTASIGEKLAKKNGINYVRIAKKGRGRAVKQLWLESKADIVMYMDIDLSTDLKHLTPLVKALTSGADIAIGSRLLPGSEVEKRELRREFISRAYNLMIKILFMTRFSDAQCGFKGMTKKATMELIPHIEDNDWFMDTELLVIAEKSGYKIYEEAVRWVDTPGSTVRVLPTAMGDIKGLVRLWKTRPWKVIKKIKYC, from the coding sequence ATGCAAAATCATAAACCTACTGTTGAAATAGTGTTACCTGTATATAACGAAGAGGATGAGCTAGAAGCTCATACGCTTAAGCTTCGTAAGTTTGTAGATACTCAAACAAATTACAGCTGGGATATTACCATAGCTGACAATGCCTCAAACGATAGCACGGCTTCTATTGGTGAGAAGTTAGCAAAAAAAAATGGTATTAATTACGTACGCATAGCCAAAAAAGGGAGAGGAAGAGCTGTTAAACAGCTCTGGCTTGAAAGCAAGGCAGATATAGTAATGTATATGGATATTGATTTATCTACAGATCTTAAGCATTTAACACCCCTAGTTAAGGCATTGACGTCGGGTGCGGATATTGCGATTGGATCCCGTTTGCTGCCAGGTTCGGAAGTAGAAAAGCGCGAACTGAGACGAGAATTTATTTCTCGAGCATACAACCTAATGATCAAGATCCTATTTATGACGCGTTTTTCGGATGCGCAGTGTGGATTTAAAGGTATGACAAAAAAGGCTACTATGGAGCTGATTCCTCATATAGAAGATAATGACTGGTTTATGGATACAGAGCTTCTAGTCATTGCAGAAAAGAGTGGTTATAAGATATATGAAGAAGCTGTGCGTTGGGTAGATACTCCGGGTTCCACAGTTCGGGTACTGCCAACGGCAATGGGTGATATTAAGGGATTGGTTAGGTTATGGAAGACAAGACCTTGGAAGGTAATTAAAAAAATCAAATATTGTTAG
- a CDS encoding glycosyltransferase family 2 protein, producing MNKISVVISAYNEEKLLEDCLKSVTWADQVIVVDNNSTDDTAKIAKKYADEVYSRPNNLMLNVNKNYGFSKATGDWILSLDADERATDELKKEILKELQVTSYELRGDVSGYWIPRKNIIFGKWIQHTGWYPDYQLRLFRRDRGKFAQKHVHEMVEVKGKTEQLKGHIQHYNYETVDQFFQKLLVVYSHSEADNLLKDGYVFNWKDAIIMPLREFFNRYFAHKGYRDGLHGLILSLLMSVYHLVVFLRLWERKKYVEQDVNLGEVASEVGVYRQTWKYWVKHAKVDLANNGVAKLVAKYFG from the coding sequence ATGAATAAAATATCAGTAGTTATTTCAGCTTACAATGAAGAAAAATTGCTTGAGGATTGTTTAAAATCTGTTACTTGGGCAGACCAGGTTATTGTTGTAGACAATAACTCGACGGATGATACAGCCAAAATAGCCAAGAAGTATGCGGATGAAGTTTATTCTCGTCCTAATAACTTAATGCTCAATGTAAATAAGAATTATGGATTTAGTAAAGCTACTGGTGATTGGATATTGAGCTTGGACGCTGATGAAAGAGCTACAGATGAGCTAAAAAAAGAGATTCTAAAAGAGTTACAAGTTACGAGTTACGAGTTACGAGGTGATGTTAGTGGTTACTGGATTCCCCGCAAGAACATTATTTTTGGTAAGTGGATACAACACACGGGTTGGTATCCAGACTACCAGCTAAGATTATTTCGTAGAGACAGAGGTAAGTTTGCCCAAAAGCATGTTCATGAGATGGTAGAGGTGAAAGGTAAAACAGAGCAGCTTAAAGGTCATATTCAGCACTATAACTACGAGACGGTAGACCAATTTTTTCAAAAGCTTTTGGTAGTGTATTCTCACAGCGAGGCAGATAATTTACTAAAGGATGGATATGTATTTAACTGGAAGGACGCTATTATCATGCCGCTTCGTGAGTTTTTTAATCGTTATTTTGCGCATAAAGGATATCGTGATGGCTTACATGGGTTGATTTTATCTCTACTTATGAGTGTATATCATCTAGTGGTTTTTTTGAGATTATGGGAGCGCAAGAAGTATGTAGAGCAAGACGTTAACCTAGGTGAGGTTGCTTCGGAGGTTGGCGTGTATAGGCAAACATGGAAATATTGGGTGAAGCATGCAAAAGTTGATTTAGCTAATAACGGCGTTGCTAAGCTGGTAGCTAAATATTTTGGGTAA
- a CDS encoding glycosyltransferase family 2 protein, with protein sequence MKRVAIIIVNYNGWQDTIDCLKSISHLNLPDIKLHTVVIDNDSSNDSYDQLTEFITKEEELVNVELVKLSSNLGFSGGTNVGIKSAIAQDDDYIMLLNNDTTVDLDLVTELVKAANKKAGIVVPKIYFAKGYEYHKGRYTKAEQGKVIWYAGGQIDWNNMYASHRGVDEVDKGQYDVKEQTEFASGCCMLVSREVFEEVGYLDDDLFLYLEDLDFCLRSIKEGYEIIYKPKAMVWHKNASSSDKPGSKLHQYYLTRNRLIVGMRYAPIRTRVALLKESLKFFQKGGVLRKAVRDYYLYNWGKWEN encoded by the coding sequence ATGAAGAGAGTCGCAATTATAATCGTAAACTACAATGGTTGGCAAGATACCATTGATTGTCTTAAGTCTATATCCCATCTCAATTTGCCAGATATTAAGTTACACACAGTTGTTATAGACAACGATTCCTCTAACGATTCGTATGATCAACTAACCGAATTTATTACCAAAGAAGAAGAATTAGTAAATGTTGAATTAGTTAAACTATCTAGTAACTTAGGGTTTAGCGGAGGAACTAACGTAGGCATTAAAAGTGCGATAGCACAAGACGATGACTACATCATGCTTTTAAACAATGACACCACAGTAGACCTTGATCTAGTTACAGAGCTGGTAAAAGCAGCTAATAAGAAAGCAGGTATAGTGGTACCTAAAATATATTTTGCTAAGGGCTATGAATACCACAAGGGGCGATATACAAAAGCAGAGCAAGGTAAAGTTATCTGGTATGCGGGAGGACAGATAGACTGGAATAATATGTATGCCAGTCATCGCGGAGTGGATGAGGTAGACAAAGGGCAATACGACGTTAAAGAGCAGACAGAGTTTGCATCTGGATGCTGTATGTTGGTAAGTCGTGAGGTGTTTGAGGAAGTTGGCTATTTAGACGATGACCTCTTTTTATACCTAGAAGATCTAGATTTTTGTTTGCGTTCTATAAAAGAGGGATATGAGATAATTTATAAGCCCAAAGCTATGGTTTGGCATAAGAATGCGTCTTCGTCAGATAAACCTGGATCTAAGTTGCATCAATACTATTTAACAAGAAACCGTTTAATAGTGGGAATGCGTTATGCTCCAATAAGAACCAGAGTAGCTCTACTTAAAGAAAGTCTTAAGTTTTTTCAAAAAGGTGGAGTTTTAAGAAAAGCAGTGCGAGATTATTACTTATACAACTGGGGAAAATGGGAAAACTAA
- a CDS encoding glycosyltransferase family 2 protein codes for MKKKPRVVFILPTYNEVDNISLVIEQLQNVFTSISSYTFSILVVDDKSPDNTAGIVNKLGKKYSNIELITGEKQGLGIAYIRGMKYAESKLHADIFFSMDSDLSHDPSLIPQFLRKIEQGSDIVVGARYIPGGSIPADWAWQRKLFSIFGNLIIRFGLMIPSIHDWSSGYRAIKVEVFKNIVDGLDKYKGYTFQMAYLHRALNAKYKVGEVPLNFVDRKHGESKFIPLEYISNVLLYILLNSSFVKFGVVGVVGFTVNLIGLEVFYRLGFHPGIAAAFGAEFAIVSNFMFNNFWSFSHKSIKRGDGLRMKFLRFNGVAVGAIVIQALIVGIGTNMFGVDTRFLFLLLSLILIVPYSYVMYNRIIWKS; via the coding sequence GTGAAAAAAAAACCGCGTGTAGTATTTATCTTACCTACATATAACGAGGTTGATAATATTAGCTTAGTAATTGAGCAGCTCCAGAATGTCTTTACTTCTATTTCTAGTTATACTTTTTCAATTCTTGTAGTTGATGATAAATCACCTGATAATACAGCAGGAATTGTCAATAAGTTAGGAAAAAAGTACTCAAATATAGAGCTTATTACAGGGGAAAAACAAGGCCTGGGAATTGCATATATACGTGGTATGAAATATGCAGAATCCAAGCTTCACGCTGATATATTTTTTAGTATGGATTCAGATTTATCTCACGATCCTTCTTTAATACCTCAGTTTTTACGCAAGATTGAGCAAGGCTCAGATATTGTTGTTGGAGCTAGATATATACCAGGTGGGTCAATTCCAGCTGATTGGGCATGGCAGCGTAAGCTATTTTCGATATTTGGGAATTTAATAATTCGTTTTGGCCTCATGATTCCTTCCATTCATGATTGGAGTAGTGGATATAGGGCGATTAAGGTTGAAGTATTTAAGAACATAGTGGATGGTTTAGATAAGTATAAAGGCTACACATTTCAGATGGCATATTTACATAGAGCTCTTAATGCAAAGTACAAAGTTGGGGAAGTACCGTTAAATTTTGTAGATAGAAAGCACGGTGAGTCAAAATTCATTCCTCTTGAATATATCTCGAACGTGCTGTTGTATATCCTCTTAAATTCAAGTTTTGTAAAATTTGGAGTTGTTGGAGTTGTTGGTTTTACAGTTAACCTGATAGGGCTTGAAGTATTTTATCGATTGGGATTTCATCCTGGAATTGCAGCTGCATTTGGGGCAGAGTTTGCGATTGTTTCAAATTTTATGTTTAATAATTTTTGGAGTTTTTCACATAAGAGTATTAAGAGGGGCGACGGATTACGAATGAAGTTTTTAAGGTTTAATGGAGTTGCTGTGGGGGCTATTGTGATTCAAGCTCTTATCGTTGGCATAGGCACCAACATGTTTGGAGTAGATACGAGGTTCCTATTTTTACTATTGTCTTTAATACTTATAGTTCCATATAGTTATGTTATGTATAACCGTATTATATGGAAAAGCTAA